A single region of the Candidatus Methanomethylicota archaeon genome encodes:
- the psmA gene encoding archaeal proteasome endopeptidase complex subunit alpha, with protein sequence MFTPPGMGYDRAITIFSPDGRLFQVEYALEAVRRGWTALGIRCVDGVVIAVEKKKISPLIDPSSMEKILKIDEHVGATFAGLSSDARILIENARQEAQINRLLYDELIDIEVLTKKISSIKQLYTQHAGVRPFGVSLLIAGVDKFGPRLFMTEPSGAYAGYYAVSIGAGSQSVTEFFEKNYNSNINLEDAINLALKALSLVIEGGLDSTRVEMAIARKDTGKFEIVSSEKLTNYIKELKAT encoded by the coding sequence ATGTTTACACCTCCAGGAATGGGATATGATCGTGCAATTACCATATTCTCTCCAGATGGACGTCTTTTTCAAGTAGAATATGCTTTAGAAGCTGTTAGAAGAGGATGGACAGCATTAGGTATAAGATGTGTTGATGGTGTAGTAATTGCTGTAGAAAAGAAAAAGATAAGTCCGTTAATAGATCCATCTTCTATGGAAAAAATTCTTAAAATAGATGAACATGTAGGTGCGACTTTTGCAGGATTATCTTCAGATGCTAGAATATTAATAGAAAATGCAAGACAAGAAGCTCAAATAAATCGTTTATTATATGATGAACTAATTGATATAGAAGTCTTAACTAAAAAGATAAGTAGTATTAAACAACTTTATACTCAACATGCAGGTGTCCGTCCATTTGGTGTTTCATTATTAATAGCAGGTGTAGATAAATTTGGTCCTAGATTATTTATGACTGAGCCTAGCGGAGCTTATGCTGGATATTATGCAGTTTCCATAGGTGCAGGTAGTCAATCAGTTACTGAATTTTTTGAGAAAAACTATAATTCAAATATTAATTTAGAAGATGCAATTAACTTAGCTTTAAAAGCATTATCTTTAGTAATTGAAGGTGGATTAGATTCAACTAGAGTAGAAATGGCTATTGCAAGAAAAGATACAGGTAAATTTGAAATAGTTTCTTCAGAAAAATTGACTAATTATATTAAAGAACTCAAGGCGACTTAG
- a CDS encoding 2-isopropylmalate synthase, whose amino-acid sequence MKPNNELIRIINKECIDYPDYEVVDSPEPKLYKELFPFSSPPKIIWDGVIVPQEIPKELWITDTSFRDGQQAIEPYTVEQIVQLYKFLNRIGGPKGKILMTECFLYTRRDREALRQIKSLGLEYPTISGWIRANLDDLKLAKEEKLEEVGMLASISDYHIFYKFKGLSRSQVLSKYLEVIEEGLKAGITMRAHIEDCTRADILGVVVPFAKALMRLSDKYGLPVKIRIPDTLGLGLPWPQAALPRSIPKIVWILRHIVGVPSEWLEFHGHNDFHMGVANATAAWLYGASLNNTTLLGIGERAGNVPLEAMVFIYAAIKGDLDGMDTLAITEMAEYYRNVIGYKIPTYYPIVGSNFNVTRAGIHADGTLKNIEMYLPFDTEKLLGVPPGISITPYSGAAGIAFWINYHFKLKNNEKLTKDDPRVIKIYQEVLKYFEDGNVLSISDEEMMKLVKKYIPELSEKIKIK is encoded by the coding sequence TTGAAACCAAATAATGAGTTAATTAGAATAATAAATAAAGAATGCATTGATTATCCTGATTATGAAGTTGTAGATTCACCTGAACCAAAGTTGTATAAAGAGTTATTTCCTTTTTCCTCCCCTCCTAAAATAATTTGGGATGGAGTAATTGTTCCACAAGAGATTCCTAAGGAGCTCTGGATTACTGATACATCTTTTAGAGATGGTCAACAAGCAATCGAACCTTATACTGTGGAACAAATTGTTCAATTATATAAATTTCTAAATAGAATTGGTGGTCCAAAAGGGAAAATTTTAATGACAGAATGTTTTCTTTACACAAGAAGAGATAGAGAAGCTCTTAGACAAATAAAATCGCTAGGATTAGAGTATCCTACAATAAGTGGTTGGATTAGAGCTAATTTAGATGATTTAAAACTTGCAAAAGAGGAAAAACTTGAAGAAGTTGGAATGTTAGCATCAATTTCTGACTATCACATATTCTATAAATTTAAAGGATTAAGCAGATCCCAAGTACTTTCAAAATACTTAGAAGTTATTGAAGAAGGTTTAAAAGCTGGAATAACTATGAGAGCACATATAGAAGATTGTACAAGAGCTGATATATTAGGTGTAGTTGTTCCTTTTGCTAAAGCTCTAATGCGCTTATCAGATAAGTATGGTCTTCCTGTTAAAATAAGAATACCTGACACATTAGGTTTAGGCCTTCCATGGCCACAAGCAGCTTTACCAAGGAGTATTCCAAAGATTGTTTGGATTCTTAGACATATTGTTGGAGTTCCTTCAGAATGGCTAGAATTCCATGGTCATAATGATTTTCATATGGGTGTTGCAAATGCAACAGCAGCTTGGCTTTATGGAGCTTCTCTTAATAATACTACATTATTAGGAATAGGAGAAAGAGCTGGAAATGTTCCACTTGAAGCTATGGTATTTATTTATGCTGCTATAAAAGGTGATTTGGATGGAATGGATACACTTGCAATAACAGAAATGGCTGAATATTATAGAAATGTAATAGGTTATAAAATCCCAACTTATTATCCAATAGTAGGAAGTAATTTCAATGTTACAAGAGCAGGTATACATGCTGATGGGACTCTTAAGAATATTGAAATGTATTTACCTTTTGATACTGAAAAATTATTAGGAGTTCCACCAGGAATTTCAATAACTCCTTATTCTGGAGCTGCAGGTATTGCATTTTGGATAAATTATCATTTTAAATTAAAGAATAATGAAAAACTTACTAAAGATGATCCAAGAGTTATAAAAATATATCAAGAAGTGTTAAAATATTTTGAAGATGGAAATGTACTTTCCATATCAGATGAAGAAATGATGAAATTAGTTAAAAAATATATTCCAGAACTTTCTGAAAAAATTAAGATTAAGTAA
- a CDS encoding RNA-binding domain-containing protein codes for MISSIFISAIVHATEDPNKVKTAMLNIIPSNLRSICEIQENYAKGHHGNPIIILNMNIRNSKIATEIFNYIINSFSKTYISLIKSNPNLYSDGNSIFLRLDKQAAYNGVIQLSFSDDVIKIKIVSSNPMEIISKL; via the coding sequence ATGATAAGCTCTATTTTTATAAGTGCTATTGTTCATGCTACAGAAGATCCTAATAAAGTAAAAACTGCTATGCTAAATATTATTCCAAGTAATTTAAGGTCTATATGTGAAATACAAGAGAATTATGCAAAAGGGCATCATGGAAATCCTATTATAATATTAAATATGAATATTAGGAATTCTAAAATAGCAACAGAAATATTCAATTATATTATAAATTCATTTTCAAAAACTTATATTTCTCTTATAAAAAGTAATCCAAACTTATATTCTGATGGTAATTCTATATTTCTTAGATTAGATAAACAAGCAGCATATAATGGAGTTATTCAACTTTCATTTTCTGATGATGTAATAAAAATAAAGATTGTTTCATCCAATCCTATGGAAATTATAAGTAAACTATAG
- a CDS encoding 50S ribosomal protein L15e has product MSIYKYMAEMWKKPMEGITGKLRLMRLIKWRKEPAIVRIEHPTRLNRARALGYKAKQGIIVVRVRVRRGLMNVSRPNTGRRPKRMGIIHPSKKSLQWIAEERAARKYPNMNVLASYWVASDGRFSWYEVILVDPHHPSILSDKDLSWIANPAQRGRVFRGLTPAGRRSRGLYVKGSRRQK; this is encoded by the coding sequence ATGTCAATATATAAATACATGGCAGAAATGTGGAAAAAACCAATGGAAGGAATTACTGGAAAGTTACGTTTAATGAGATTAATTAAATGGAGAAAAGAACCTGCAATAGTTAGGATTGAACATCCCACAAGATTAAATAGAGCAAGAGCTCTTGGATATAAAGCTAAGCAAGGAATAATTGTAGTAAGAGTTAGAGTTAGAAGAGGTTTAATGAATGTATCTAGACCAAATACTGGGCGACGTCCAAAACGTATGGGAATAATTCATCCATCAAAGAAAAGTCTACAATGGATTGCAGAAGAAAGAGCTGCTAGAAAATATCCTAATATGAACGTACTTGCAAGTTATTGGGTAGCTTCTGATGGTAGATTTTCTTGGTATGAAGTTATACTTGTTGATCCTCATCATCCTTCTATTCTCTCTGATAAAGACTTATCATGGATTGCAAATCCTGCTCAAAGAGGTCGAGTATTTAGGGGCTTAACACCAGCAGGTAGAAGAAGTCGTGGATTATATGTTAAGGGAAGTAGGAGGCAAAAGTAA
- a CDS encoding hydroxyacid dehydrogenase → MRVLIADEVHKECAERLRRAGFEVDEKPDITHEELKKIINQYDILIVRGRTKVDKEIIENANNLKLIGRVGVGLDTIDVNTAESKGIKVINTPQMSTIAVAELTISLILNLLRRTYYAIESMKKGLWEKKLFYGKELFGKTLGIIGFGRIGKAVAERAKAFGMKIIVYDIFLDQESLEKIGAIKANSLEELLRNSDIVSLHVPLTEETKYMINANTIALMRNGAYLINTSRGEVVNTKDLLNALKSGKLAGAAIDVFENEPPKEPWEKELIQLPNVIATPHIGAQTYEAQIEGAIIMAENIIKLFHS, encoded by the coding sequence ATGAGAGTATTAATTGCTGATGAAGTTCATAAAGAATGTGCAGAAAGATTAAGAAGAGCTGGTTTTGAAGTTGATGAAAAGCCAGATATTACTCATGAAGAATTAAAGAAAATAATTAATCAATATGATATACTTATAGTAAGAGGAAGAACTAAAGTTGATAAAGAAATTATTGAAAATGCTAATAATTTAAAACTAATAGGAAGAGTAGGTGTAGGATTAGACACAATAGATGTTAATACTGCTGAAAGTAAAGGTATAAAAGTAATCAATACTCCACAAATGTCTACAATAGCTGTAGCTGAACTTACAATTTCCTTAATTTTAAATCTATTGCGTAGAACTTATTATGCTATTGAATCTATGAAAAAAGGATTATGGGAGAAAAAATTATTTTATGGAAAAGAACTGTTTGGTAAAACTTTAGGAATAATAGGTTTTGGAAGAATTGGGAAAGCTGTAGCTGAAAGAGCTAAAGCCTTTGGTATGAAGATAATTGTTTATGACATATTTTTAGATCAAGAAAGTTTAGAAAAAATAGGTGCTATAAAAGCTAATTCTCTTGAAGAATTATTGAGAAATTCTGATATAGTATCTTTACATGTACCACTAACTGAAGAAACAAAGTATATGATAAATGCCAATACTATTGCTTTAATGCGAAATGGAGCTTATCTTATTAATACTTCAAGAGGTGAAGTTGTTAATACTAAAGATTTACTTAATGCTCTTAAAAGTGGAAAATTAGCAGGAGCAGCTATTGATGTATTTGAAAATGAACCTCCAAAAGAACCTTGGGAGAAAGAATTAATCCAACTTCCAAATGTTATTGCAACCCCCCATATTGGCGCTCAAACTTATGAAGCTCAAATAGAAGGGGCAATAATTATGGCCGAAAATATTATAAAATTGTTCCACAGCTAA
- a CDS encoding redox-regulated ATPase YchF: protein MISGIIGKTNVGKSTFFSALTLIPVKISNIPFTTIEPNRGIASIRVKCVCKDFSIKDNPRNSICINGIRWVPIEVIDVAGLVPGAHKGKGLGNKFLDDLRQVDGFIHVVDAAGSTDINGNPCEIGKGDPIEDIKFVENEIVMWIFQILKKDWDKILKRIIQTKEDPISVIYERLSGLMIKKKFIASIINQFEKSIEKWSDEDIIEFVRKLRRISKPMVIAANKIDISKAEENLNRIKNEFKEYSIVPCSAEAELLLRLAAKKGIISYMPGDSTFEILKKNELNDKQINALIKVRNLLMSWGSTGVQDAIEVLYRKELKMIAVFPVENTTKLTDHKGNVLPDVILLQEGSTVKDLAYKIHSDLGDKFIFAINVKTGQKIGEDYILKEGDVVKIVAGK, encoded by the coding sequence ATGATATCTGGAATTATTGGAAAAACAAACGTTGGGAAATCAACATTTTTTTCAGCACTTACTCTTATACCAGTAAAAATAAGTAATATTCCTTTTACAACAATAGAACCAAATAGAGGCATTGCTAGTATTAGAGTGAAATGTGTTTGTAAGGATTTTTCTATAAAAGATAATCCAAGAAATTCAATATGCATTAATGGAATTAGATGGGTTCCCATTGAAGTAATAGATGTAGCAGGATTGGTACCAGGAGCTCATAAGGGTAAAGGATTAGGAAATAAATTTTTAGATGATTTAAGACAAGTAGATGGTTTTATACATGTTGTTGATGCTGCAGGTTCTACAGATATTAATGGAAATCCTTGTGAAATTGGAAAGGGCGATCCTATAGAAGATATAAAATTTGTAGAAAATGAAATAGTAATGTGGATTTTTCAAATATTAAAAAAAGATTGGGATAAAATTTTAAAAAGAATTATTCAAACAAAGGAAGATCCAATTTCTGTAATTTATGAAAGATTAAGTGGATTAATGATTAAAAAGAAATTCATAGCTTCAATTATTAATCAATTTGAAAAAAGTATAGAAAAATGGTCTGATGAAGATATTATTGAATTTGTAAGAAAGCTTAGAAGAATTTCTAAACCAATGGTAATTGCAGCTAATAAAATAGACATATCCAAAGCAGAAGAAAATTTAAATAGAATAAAAAATGAATTTAAAGAATATTCAATTGTACCATGTTCTGCTGAAGCTGAGTTATTACTAAGATTGGCAGCTAAAAAAGGAATTATAAGCTATATGCCAGGAGATTCTACATTTGAAATTCTTAAAAAAAATGAGCTTAATGATAAACAAATTAATGCATTAATTAAAGTAAGAAATCTATTAATGAGTTGGGGGAGTACTGGTGTTCAAGATGCCATAGAAGTGCTTTATAGAAAAGAATTGAAAATGATTGCAGTATTTCCAGTAGAAAATACTACTAAATTAACAGATCATAAAGGAAATGTATTGCCAGATGTTATTCTTCTTCAAGAAGGATCTACTGTTAAAGATTTAGCATATAAAATTCATAGTGATTTAGGAGATAAATTCATATTTGCAATAAATGTTAAAACTGGGCAAAAAATAGGAGAGGATTATATATTAAAAGAAGGAGATGTAGTGAAAATTGTAGCAGGTAAGTAA
- a CDS encoding DUF2095 family protein: MKEYSKEELRKMFPNLMKELENASVEDKIILKIDKSRGFQPNVIDFIKRCDKDEEALEIIDYLERKGEITKEYAESLRIRIREKGVRSFGRKRKPGYYFRVFGKT; the protein is encoded by the coding sequence ATGAAAGAATATTCAAAAGAAGAATTAAGAAAAATGTTTCCTAATTTAATGAAAGAACTTGAAAACGCTTCTGTAGAAGATAAAATTATATTAAAAATAGACAAAAGTCGTGGTTTTCAACCAAATGTTATTGACTTTATTAAAAGATGTGATAAAGATGAAGAAGCATTAGAAATAATCGATTATTTAGAGAGAAAAGGTGAAATTACAAAAGAATATGCTGAAAGCCTCAGAATAAGAATACGTGAAAAAGGAGTAAGATCTTTTGGAAGAAAAAGAAAACCAGGATATTACTTTAGAGTATTTGGAAAAACTTAA